TGCCCATTCTGTTACTTGAGAACCAATCTTTATTACCTCTCCTGCTCCATCACTACATGGTACAAGTGGAAGTGGAAACTTAGGATTATATTTTCCTTCGACAACTAATGAGTCTCGGTAATTTAAGGAGGCAGCTCGCAAACGAACCAAAACTTCTGTCGGACCTGGATCTTTCGGATCAGGAACGTCAATCACTTCTAGATGATCCAAACCAAAACGAGAGATCTGCGCTTGTTTCATAAAAATCCCTTTGCTAATATCTATTTTTTAATCAAACTGCATTCGATTCAAAATTATTTATTGAGAACGATTTCGCCTTTTTGATTTAACGGGAAAAAGGGATTGTATGCCACTTCAAATATATGGCCATCTGGATCCTGAAAATATGCACTATAACCACCCCAAAAAACTTTCTGCGGTTCTTTGAGAATTTTTGCACCTAACTTTCTTACTTTGTCGATCACGGAATCCACTTCAACTTCACTAGAGAGATTTTGCGCTAATGTGATTCCAGAAAACTCTTGGCGTTTCTGAAAAGGAATTCCTATGTCTTTTGCCAAATCCTCCTCACCAAACAGACCGAAGACAACTGCGCCAATTTGAAAAAAAGCAACACTATCGTTACTTTCTTCAGATCGTTTCCAACCCAGACCTTTTTCGTAAAAGTCGATGGAACGTTGTAAATTGGAGACTCCTAAGGTGATTAAATTGATTCTTGGAAACATAAACGACTCTCCCTTGTCAAAACATGAACTTTATAAAAATAAAAACTTAAGAAATCGGAAACTGGTTTCACAAAACGGACGTTTCATGGTAAATGGAGCCATTGGGTGGCGGGTGGTTAACCCCACCCAGTCTCAATAGGGCGGGGACATGTATTCTAAATGTACACCCGGAAAGAATTACTTCTTCCCAAGACCTGTAGTTTTTGCACCAACGAGGATTGACATGTTTCCTGATGGGTGTTTGTTTTCGCGCATCAACTGGTGGCATTCACCGGTTTGTTCAAAACTGTATGTTTCTGCCAAAACTGGATCCACTTTTTTATCGATCACAAGTTGGTTCAAATCACGGCAATTATCGTCGTTTGCGAAGTGTGAACCTTGTAGACGTTTTTGTCTCATCCACAGATAACGCAGATCAGCTGTTGCATTGAAACCAGTGGTTCCCGCACAAATCACAACCATACCACCTGTTTCACAAACAAATACAGAAGTAGGAAGAGTCGTTTCGCCTGGATGTTCAAAAACGATCTGTGGGTTTTTGCCTTTACCAGCAATGTCCCAAATCGCTTTTCCAAATTCACGTGCTTGTTTGGTCCATTCCACAAATGCTTCTGGTTTGTTGATATCAGAAGTAAGAGCTCCCCAATGTTTAAACTTGTTACGGTTGATCACACCAGCAGCACCTAAGTTTTTACAAAAATCAATTTTGTCATCGGAAGAAACAACAGCGATCGGAACCCCACCTGCTGCTTTTACAATTTGAATCGCCATAGCACCAAGTCCACCGGCTCCACCCCAAATCAGTGCAACATCACCTGGTTTTACATCATTCGGTTTCCAGTGGTGTAACATTCTATAAGCGGTAGCAGCAACTAACATATAAGCTGCGGATGCTTCCCAAGTTAGGTGTTGTGGACGAGGAAGGCACTGGTGGTCTTGCACTTTGCAAAATTGTGCAAAGGATCCCCAATTGGATTCATATCCCCAAATGATTTGGGAAGGTGCATACATTGGATCTTTTCCAGAAAGAACCCATGGATCTTTTGGATCCCACATAGCACAATGGACAACAACCTCGTCACCCACTTTTACATTCTTAACTTCTGCACCAACTTTATAGACAATACCGGAGGCATCAGATCCACCAATATGGAATTTTTCTGGTTCGCCTTTTTTATTACGAGCTGCGATTACATCAACCGGATACCCAAGGGCTGCCCAAACGTTGTTATAGTTAACTCCAGCAGCCATAGTGGCCACGAGAACTTCGTTCGGACCGATCTCCGGAACATCAATGACTTCTGCTTGGAAAGAAGTTTTCGGTTCGCCGTAACGTTCCGGGCGAATGACCTGCGCGTGCATTTTTTTGGGCACAACTCCAATAGGAGGAAGTTCCCCTATTGGTACGATTTCTACGTTGCTCATAGATTACCTTTTACGAATAAAATTTATAGAGTTTCTTAGAACGTTTTAAAAAAGGCATCAGTTGTCAATCGCTTCCCCACTCCATAGAAAAGGCAAATGTCCATGCAGATTGGTAGAGCCTGTACTCACGATCCCTTTGTAATGGATACCGATATGCGAGACTCAGATTATACTTCTCTGAAAAATTCCAAGAAAACCCGGCACTGGCTTCCGTAAAATAAGAAGGATTGGCTTTATCTTTTTCTTTGGAATAATCAACGCCGTTATACGGATTACGATACAAGATACCGGTAAACAAAGAGACCTCTTGCATCAAATAATACGTCACATAAGCCGACACAAGAGCGGTTTTTTTAAATTCATATTCTGGTTCCGGTGGCGCAGCCGAAGGTTTTCTGACATAAAATGGAATTCCATCATTGTCTTGTAAGTTGTTTGGTTGTGGTCTGGAAAGGGGTTGTAGTCCTCCAATTTTTGTAACAAAGGACCACTTCTCATACAAATATCCAAGTTTGATAAATCCTGAGCCAGTATAATAATTTCCACCAGTAAACCGATCCGTATCGGGTCCACTCGGAAAACCAACAGAGCCTTCTATCACAAAAAAGTAAGGTTTGTCCAAATCAAAGAAGGGTTGGTATTTAAAACCAAGATAGGTTTTTCCAATCCTCGCCGCATCTTCCCTACTACGCTGTTGGTAGTAGTTCCATGGAACCGAAGCATTAAGTGCAAACCGACCATCAAAAAAATTCATCTCCGCAAAGGCCGTGGTGGTAAAAAGATGACTATTCTCCCGTGTGGATTGGTAATAATCTTGGGTCATTACCAAATAGTTCGTTGGTTTTTCTCGTTTCCCAGTAAAAGGATCCACAAACCTTGCCGTTGCATTGGGACTATCCGACGAACCAGTGTGATGCGAATATAGGGACTGAATGCATAAAAAAGAAAGTATTAATACAATAAAAATTTGTTTCATCGTTCCACTCCCGGAAAACATCCAGGGAAACTAAAAACAATATCTTCCGCTTGGAGATTTTGGAGAAGGATATTGTATAAAGGAATATTGGAAACTTTGGATATGACAATGGTTCCAGGAAGTAACAGTGACAATTGCTGTAAAAATCGAACAGGTGTTCCAGAGACGGTTCTGTCTTGGAACAATGACGATAGTGACATTAAAATCTCTACATTATTAGAACGGCGCAATTTTACAGGAATTTTACATTTCGGCGTGATTGATTTACTTCCTTGTGGAAGTAGGATTGTTATATCATTTCCATTCACATCCATCCGAATATAAATCTCTTCCCAACTTACATTGGCCACCGCCACCACTCCCAGGGGCATGTTCGAAAGTCTTGTATTCGGATAAAGGAAACTGGCTCCCGTTTCCATCGTGCTATTGAATTGAGTGATGTTGGACACAGTTCCTGCAGATAAAAAGGGATAGGATTTTCCATACAAATCGTCCGCTGGCAAATCCAGAGGAACCGTATAGGGTGTATGCGTTTTGGCAGTTGCTGTAGAACTTTTTTCCGAACTGGTCGCCGATACACCTAACGTCTGATTCGGTGGATTGACTCGATACGTTCCCGTCTCCCAATTGAAATAGGAGGTACTTTGAATCGTGATAGCATAGGATACACTATTACTTGTTAAACTAAATTGATTTAGATTATCATCTGCCTGATCATCGTAAGATCGAAGGTTCGTTCCTACTGAAACTAATTGGGTGTTATTAAAAAAAATCAAATTCTGAAGGATGACGAGTTTTTCCGCTTCACTATTTCCCACTGACCCGAAGCTGCAGTGGGAAAAAAGGAAACCAATGATAGAAAGAGAAATCCATTGATTAATCAATCGTTTCATCAAAAGGGACTCGCAAACTTCGGATTGGTCAAAAACTCTTCATCTGTAAGTGCCAATAGAAAATTCACCATATCGTCTCGTTGTGAATTTGTTATCGTAAATGTTTTTATTAGTGTAGTATCCTTGGCACTATGCGCTTGACCACCAGAACGGTAATGATCCACCACTTGTGTGAGTGCATCTCTGGCACAATCAACTTTTGTTTTCCCGGCAGCCGCACCAGCAGCTTTATCTGGATTATTTGCGTCCGCACACATAAAGATCCCATCATGCATATAAGGATAGGTGACTCCAATATTACGTAGGGACGGTGCTCTGAATTTTCCAGTATCAGATGCGACACCAGTTAAATCAAATAACCCTCGTTTGTTGCTTGGAACACCGGCGTAGTATGCATCATTGTGGATTCCATTGCTATGATAAAAGAATTCTTCTGTAGCCCCACCGTGAAAGGAAGTGTCCGTAAAATTAAATCCACCATGACAATGAAAACATTCTGCTACTTCTCCATTAAATAGGTTAAGACCGCGAATTTCGGAAGCAGTGAGGGCAGATTTATTGTTTCTAAAATTGTACTGATCAAACTTAGAATTTCCTGAAATCATTGATCTTTGAAAACTCGCTAAGGCAAATCTCACATTTTGTTCATTAACAGCAGCATCAGCATTACCAAATGCATTTCGAAAAAGAGTCTGATAAATAGATTTTGATTTTAGTTTATCAAGAAAGGAATTGGAAGACAAACCAAGTTCAATTGGACTTTCTCCAAACATAGGAGCACGAGCCTGAATTTCCAAACTCGTCATTTTGGGATTACTCCAAGTGAGTCTCGGCATATAAGCCACATTCGATAGATGTTGTGCATTTCTGGGATGAGCATCGCTCGTGATCCCAGTTGGAAAATCCTTTCCATCTGCAAATGCCAAAGATTGAAAATGACAACTAGCACATGACATCGTTTCATTTCCCGAAAGTGACTTTTCGTAAAACAAATGTCTGCCGAGTTCGACCTTAGATTTTGACATTGGGTTGTCTGAAGGAACATTCGGTACTGGAAAACCAGGAGGCAAATCCCAAACCCAATCGGAAGCATTGGCTAAAATTCCAAGAGCTGCGAGTAACATATCTTGGTTGTTTTCTTTTTTTTGGAATGGCAAAACATTACATCCAAAAAGAAAACTAAAAAGAGTGATGAAAGGAAAACTATATGACTGCATAAAAAATATCCTTTTAAAACTCGGTCGCTACCATAAAGTAACAACCGAGGTAAAACAAATTATTTGAGACTAAACACTCGTTGTGTGATAGAACTATCAACTGCTCCACTACTAATATTCAATCCAAAAGCTTGGACTAAAGTATCGCAAGGTGCCCCGGTTCCCGGCATACACATACCCATAGCACCATACGTATGTCCGTTTAGTAACTTATCTACATCAAAAGAAACCTTTTGATTATTTGAATTGAATTGGCCAGTCAGTTGGATTGATGCTCTAAACTTTTTAGAACAATTTCCATAGTTAGGTGCCCCGCTACAAGTTGTAGAGCCGACATGTAAGCTGGTCCAATCTGTTCCATTATAAGTAAACTCTATTTTGGAATGTTTGTATCCACCCGTCCAGGACCAATACATGGCTCCATTGTTTAAAGGGGCTGCTTGATTAGTCCGATCTAAATGGTTCAAAGCCTCAGGAACACCTACTGAAAATTGTACCCCAGTATAACTTCCCGCAGGTGCCGTACCAGTCACCTTTGTATTTGTTTCTGTTGTCTGAGTTGTTTCTAAATCTACAAGTGCCACTCCATTGGATTGCCAAACATTGTCAGTAGACAAAGTCACATCTACGGTTGTTCCATCTGCTTTCACTAATTTCACTTCGGATATATACAATCTAAAGTCGCGAAATTGAACGGTTCGGCTATCCGCAGTGATATTTGAGCCGGTGACTAATGTTTGCCCATTGGCAAGCGCTTCAAAGTTTAGATTCACAGCTTGTGGAATGGCCAAGGCCAACAAAGCCAATGTTTGGTTTTCATCTGATTTGGAATTCGGATCACAGGAAACAACTCCTAATACCGAAAGGAAAATAAAAAACTTCTTAAATATGTTCATAAATACCTAATATTCTAAAATACGATTGTTGTTTTGAATCAGTAGATAAAGAAATCATCTACCGATATACTTAATTGTAGTTAAAGAAGTCTAGGTACGAGGTGGTCGGAGTAAAGTGGGGATTTTTCCATCCAGAAGAGTGGAGGGAGACTCATCAATTGTATAAAAAATCACAGCGGGAACAGCAAAACCTAAAGCTAAATTTGGTCTATCCATCGTTTGGTGGTGAGTTCGCAAAGATAGCGCGTCCTTTTTTTTCTTTTTGCAAGAACAAAGATGGGCCTCGCCATCTTTGGCATCATGACAACTGGGTTTGAGGGCGAGTTCTTTTGTGATGCCGTGCTCATCCAAATGGGCCGTTGATACAGAACTGTCCTGACCTTCGGAAAAAAGTTTGTCTTCCGTATTCCCATGTTTTTCTTTTTTCGAACCATGGTTGCAATGGCAAATTTTGGAATTGGACTCTAGACAATACCCAAGAAGCCCACTGCCTAAAAATAGGAATTGGGTGCAAAGGAATAAGGCTAGGCTACCGGCGATCCACCGTTTGCAGAACATCTACCCCATGATTGGCTACCCAACCCAAAAATCGAGCCAATTTTTGGACAAATTTGGTGTCCCCCCTCCTGCACTTTGAAAACATGGTCTTGGAACCAATGCAAACGAGCTAGAGGCCATCAGATGAAACGCACGGAACTAGAACGCAGGGAACGAGAACTGCGAAAAGCAGAGAAGAAAAAGATCCAACCTGGTGAAAAAGAAGCCATGAGCGTGGGTGATTATATTGATACCCTTTTTGGAATGTTTCGCTATGATTCGGATGAAATTTTTAATGCAGCCGAAGATGAAAACATTCTAGAAATTCTGGAAAACATGAAAATGGAACACCCAGAAAAACAATGGGATGTCATCATCCGTAAGGCTGTGAACAAAACCAAAGTGGAACAAAAAGAAAAGGCATACGACTCCCTTCGAATCCTTGCAGGGATTCCTGCCGTAACCGCTTAAATCCTTTTTTTTCCCTACAAACAGATTTACACAGGAAGGTCTTCGTCGTATAGTTGTGACCTTCCTGTATGAAACAGACCTTCACCTTCATTCTGTTATGTCTCTTTCATTCAAACCTATTTGCAACATCAAAACACTGTCCAAATACAAACCCAGTCCCCCTATCTGTAACAAATGGAAAAACTTATGACCTATCTGGGCATCTCGTTTATTTCACTTCATCCCCATCCATTTCCACGGTAGAAGAAGTATCTAAACAATTTCAAACATCAGCTTTACAAAAATCCAACGGGGTCATTCCTAATTTCGGAAATACCGACAAACAATATTGGTTTTGTTTTGTCATACATAATGATGAGAACCAATACAAACGAATCATTACTTATATCAAATATCCTTTATTAGATGATGTTAAGTTTTTCGCCTTACGAGAATCAGGTGATATTTCAAGAAACCAACAAGGCCGTCAGTTTCCCTTTGAGAACAGGGATCGGGACTATCGTGGATTTAGTTTTGCAGCCGATTTGTTACCGAGTGAAACAGTAACCTACTTTGTAGGTGTAAAAACAGATAGTTCTATGTCGGTTCCGCTTATGGTGGCGGAAGAAAAGAATTTTTATACTTTTGTATCTTTCGATACTCTCCTACAGGGAATTTTTTTCGGCATTGTGGGAGTGATGAGCATTTACAATCTTTTTGTCTACTTTATGGTCCGAGACAAAGCATATATTTTTTATGTTTTATATTTATTGATTTCAGCAATTTTGTTTCAGTTTTCTCTACAAGGCTTACTTCCAGTTTTATTTTTCCCAAATTCTCCACAGCTTGTTTACAATTCACATAACCTACTTTACTTTCTGTTTTTATTCACTTGTTTTCCGATGAGTATTACCTTTATGAATCTAAAGGAAAATGCTCCCCTAATATATAAGTGGTTTTTGGGCCTTACCATCATTCCCATCATTAGTATTTGCCTTCTTCCCTTTTTACCATACCGGCTTATGAACCAAGCTGGTGATATTTTTTCATTTTTACTAGCTTTCTTTGCTTTGTTTGTTTCCTATTACATTGCCTTCATAAAAAAATATCCGCCAGCACGTTTCTATTTTTCTGGTTATTTGATGGTGATTGTAGGTGGGCTTGCCACCGTTCTCAGATATATGGGATTTTTTCCGGTGAATGCCTTCACCGAAAATTCATTCCAAGTAGGAATGGCGATCGAAGTTTTGCTTATGGCCTTTGGTCTAGGAGATAGGATATCCGTTGTCCGAAAAGAAAAAGACAAAATTCAACTCAAAGCAGAAATCAACAAACAAAAGTTAATCGCATATGGCAAAGAGTTAAAACTAGCCCAAAAACTTCAAGAATCCACTCTCCCCCAAGTCCTTCCAAAACTTCCCGGACTTATCATCAAAACTGGATACTTTCCGGCTTCTTTAGTCGGGGGAGATTTTTACGATCTCACTGTTTATGGCAAAAACCAAATCTGTGGACTCATTGCCGATGTGACCGGACATGGTGTACCGGCAGCCATTGAAGCGGCCATGTTAAAAATTGCTTACATGCAAACACTTGCTTTTGCCAACAAACCAGGGAAGGTTTTAGAAAGTATCAACCTTTCCCTTGCTGGAAATTATAAAAATCAATTTTTGACCGCAAGTGCCATCTTTATCGATTTGGAGCTAAAACAATTAAAAGTGGCAAACGCAGGTCACCCCGCCTTATACAAGTTCAACGAAAATTCCACCACAATCGAAGTGATCCGACCCAAAGGCAAACTCATTGGTTACTCCAAAGAAGTGTTATACCATGAAGAAATTCACAAACTATCTGCTGGTGATAAAATTTTGCTATTTACTGATGGAATTTGGGATTTGTGGGAAAATGGAGATTCAGGGGAAGAAGAGTTACTGAACTGGTTACTCGTCAGAAAAGCAGAGTCGGTGGAATCTTTGTATGGTGGGATTGATGGACACATTCGCCTACGGAACAAAGAAGGTCCCGCAGACGATGATATAACATTGATTCTATTTGAAATTACATAACAAAAGTAAGCGGACTAAACGTCCGCATAAATTGCCGCATTTAATAGTCTGGAAATATTGTCCAAGTTACGAGAAATATCGCGATAAAGTAGAGCCGGCATCAAATTCTCTTTTTTCTGATACTTTTTCTTCTTCACTTTAGAATCGTTCTTTTTAATGGAACGAATCATTTGGAAACGGTACTCACGACTTTGGTTACGAATCTGTGGATTACCAAGGATATCGAATGTTTCACTTTGTTCCAAGTTCACTAGCAAAATATCGTAGTGGTGTTTGAGTAAATCCATTTGTTCTTTTACAGAATTTCCGAACGTTTTGTCCAGAGATACCTTTTGTCGGTGTGATTTTCGCATCTTTCTTGCAATCGATGCAAAGTTATCACCCATCTCTTCCACTGCCTTCACCCTTTCCATAATTCCTAAAACATCTTTCGCATAGTTTCCAGTAATACCGGTCTCTTGGACTTGATTTAGGTAAGTAAGGACTTCAGTTCGAACTTGGTCTAACTCTTCTTCTTTTTTTAAAACCTGAAGAACACGCGCGGCATCGTAAGGTTGTAATAAAATTTGTTCTGTTAAACGAAGGAAGTCATAAGTATCACGAATGATTTTTTTAGTGAACTCAATCAGTTCTACCATTGCAAGTTCGGTAGTTTTTACAGAGCCAGCTTGCAAAAGACGAATCGAATCTTTTTCTTTTCCAGACTTGGATGCAAGTCCATCCACAATGGCACTCACCACTTTGGTGATTGTATTCACAAACCAAATGAGAACGAGAGTATTTGTGATATTAAACATCGTATGGAAAAGAGAGATATGGAATCTTGTGGATTCTTTATCTGTTAGTGGATCCCCAGGAATTAAGTCATCTACAATTCCCGTAAACATCTTAAAGAAAAGTAAGGCCCATAAGACTCCGAACACATTGAACATCGTGTGCGCCAAGGCAGCCTTTTTGGCATTTCGGTTTCCCGGAATGGCGGCAAGGTTTGCTGTGATGGTAGTTCCAATGTTTTCACCAAGGATCATACCATAAGCGGCATCAATTGGTATATAACCTGAGAAGGCGAGTGTGATGGTAATGGTTGTGGAAGCAGAAGAAGATTGAATGACAATCGTTAATAAGGCTCCAATCAAAACGAATAACAATATGGTATTGAATCCCATATTTGTGTACTGTTGCAAAAATAGAAAACTTTCAGGATCCTTTGCGCTATCAGGAACGGCAGTTTTTAAATAATCCAATCCTAAAAATAAAAATCCAAACCCGATGAGGAAACTTCCCCAACCGGACCTGCTTTCTTTTCTTGAAAAATTTAAGATCACCCCTGCGGCAACAGCAGGTAAGGCGAAGGTTGCGATGTTGAACTTAAAACCTAAAAAAGATACAATCCATGCGGTGATGGTGGTTCCAATATTGGCCCCCATGATGACACCGATGGCTTGGGCGAGTGAAATTAAACCGGCATTTACAAATCCAACCACAAGAACGGTGGTTGCCGAACTGGATTGTATTGTAGATGTAATAAAAAGTCCGCTAAAAACAGCGGACACTCTATTTCTCGTCATCGACGAAAGAAAGGAACGAAGCCGATCTCCCGCCACGCGTTGTAAGGACTCACTTAGTAATTTCATCCCATAGATGAAAATCCCGAGTCCGCCTAAAACCTGAATGAGTAGTGACCAATTCATAGATGTAATATTTCCAAGGTTCAATTTCTTCGATTACAATTTGGTACCAACCTTTTATTCGGTTGCAGTATTTTTTTCCATTGGCAAAGTGTAATGAATATGTCAAAAACCATCAGCAAAGGAATGGTTGTAGGATTTTCCTATCACCTAAAGAACGCCCAGGGAGAAACTCTGGACCAATCAGACGAACCGTTATTATACCTCCACGGCTGGCAAAATATCATCCCCGGTTTGGAAAAAGAGCTAGAAGGATTAGTGAACGGCGATTCTAAAAATGTAACTGTACCACCTGAAGATGGTTATGGGACATATAACGAAGAACTTATTTTTCAAGTTCCCAAAACAGAACTTCCACCAGATGCCGAGTTAGAAGTGGGAATGGAATTCCAAACGGATACCCCAGAAGGTAGAATGGTTCTATATCTTCAAGAAGTTAGGGATGCCGAAGTCATTCTGAACGGCAATCATCCGTTAGCTGGAGAGACTCTCCACTTTGCGGTGACAATTAAGTCCATTCGCGAAGCGACTGAAGAAGAATTACAACATGGTCACGTGCACGGTCCAGGCGGACACCACCACCATTAATAGTTTTCTTTTTTCGATATTTTCCCTCTGAGTCTTCTTTCGGATTGCTTTTTTTTTAAAGGGTAATTAGACTGACGGAAGATTCAGAGTATTGTTGATTTTCACCGCCGAAGTAGTCCTTTCAAGCTTGCACGCTGGTAGCTTTCCCAAGTTTTTCCCTGCATTTTTCTGGAGTTCTTACCCAAAATCCCGTAAAGGGTTCCGACGATTGTAAATCTAGAATTCCCGAGTCGACTTTAACAAACAGGACAAAAACTATG
The sequence above is drawn from the Leptospira sp. WS4.C2 genome and encodes:
- a CDS encoding VOC family protein → MFPRINLITLGVSNLQRSIDFYEKGLGWKRSEESNDSVAFFQIGAVVFGLFGEEDLAKDIGIPFQKRQEFSGITLAQNLSSEVEVDSVIDKVRKLGAKILKEPQKVFWGGYSAYFQDPDGHIFEVAYNPFFPLNQKGEIVLNK
- the ccrA gene encoding crotonyl-CoA carboxylase/reductase, coding for MSNVEIVPIGELPPIGVVPKKMHAQVIRPERYGEPKTSFQAEVIDVPEIGPNEVLVATMAAGVNYNNVWAALGYPVDVIAARNKKGEPEKFHIGGSDASGIVYKVGAEVKNVKVGDEVVVHCAMWDPKDPWVLSGKDPMYAPSQIIWGYESNWGSFAQFCKVQDHQCLPRPQHLTWEASAAYMLVAATAYRMLHHWKPNDVKPGDVALIWGGAGGLGAMAIQIVKAAGGVPIAVVSSDDKIDFCKNLGAAGVINRNKFKHWGALTSDINKPEAFVEWTKQAREFGKAIWDIAGKGKNPQIVFEHPGETTLPTSVFVCETGGMVVICAGTTGFNATADLRYLWMRQKRLQGSHFANDDNCRDLNQLVIDKKVDPVLAETYSFEQTGECHQLMRENKHPSGNMSILVGAKTTGLGKK
- a CDS encoding MbnH family di-heme enzyme, which codes for MQSYSFPFITLFSFLFGCNVLPFQKKENNQDMLLAALGILANASDWVWDLPPGFPVPNVPSDNPMSKSKVELGRHLFYEKSLSGNETMSCASCHFQSLAFADGKDFPTGITSDAHPRNAQHLSNVAYMPRLTWSNPKMTSLEIQARAPMFGESPIELGLSSNSFLDKLKSKSIYQTLFRNAFGNADAAVNEQNVRFALASFQRSMISGNSKFDQYNFRNNKSALTASEIRGLNLFNGEVAECFHCHGGFNFTDTSFHGGATEEFFYHSNGIHNDAYYAGVPSNKRGLFDLTGVASDTGKFRAPSLRNIGVTYPYMHDGIFMCADANNPDKAAGAAAGKTKVDCARDALTQVVDHYRSGGQAHSAKDTTLIKTFTITNSQRDDMVNFLLALTDEEFLTNPKFASPF
- a CDS encoding MbnP family copper-binding protein; translated protein: MNIFKKFFIFLSVLGVVSCDPNSKSDENQTLALLALAIPQAVNLNFEALANGQTLVTGSNITADSRTVQFRDFRLYISEVKLVKADGTTVDVTLSTDNVWQSNGVALVDLETTQTTETNTKVTGTAPAGSYTGVQFSVGVPEALNHLDRTNQAAPLNNGAMYWSWTGGYKHSKIEFTYNGTDWTSLHVGSTTCSGAPNYGNCSKKFRASIQLTGQFNSNNQKVSFDVDKLLNGHTYGAMGMCMPGTGAPCDTLVQAFGLNISSGAVDSSITQRVFSLK
- a CDS encoding 7TM diverse intracellular signaling domain-containing protein, which encodes MKQTFTFILLCLFHSNLFATSKHCPNTNPVPLSVTNGKTYDLSGHLVYFTSSPSISTVEEVSKQFQTSALQKSNGVIPNFGNTDKQYWFCFVIHNDENQYKRIITYIKYPLLDDVKFFALRESGDISRNQQGRQFPFENRDRDYRGFSFAADLLPSETVTYFVGVKTDSSMSVPLMVAEEKNFYTFVSFDTLLQGIFFGIVGVMSIYNLFVYFMVRDKAYIFYVLYLLISAILFQFSLQGLLPVLFFPNSPQLVYNSHNLLYFLFLFTCFPMSITFMNLKENAPLIYKWFLGLTIIPIISICLLPFLPYRLMNQAGDIFSFLLAFFALFVSYYIAFIKKYPPARFYFSGYLMVIVGGLATVLRYMGFFPVNAFTENSFQVGMAIEVLLMAFGLGDRISVVRKEKDKIQLKAEINKQKLIAYGKELKLAQKLQESTLPQVLPKLPGLIIKTGYFPASLVGGDFYDLTVYGKNQICGLIADVTGHGVPAAIEAAMLKIAYMQTLAFANKPGKVLESINLSLAGNYKNQFLTASAIFIDLELKQLKVANAGHPALYKFNENSTTIEVIRPKGKLIGYSKEVLYHEEIHKLSAGDKILLFTDGIWDLWENGDSGEEELLNWLLVRKAESVESLYGGIDGHIRLRNKEGPADDDITLILFEIT
- a CDS encoding Na/Pi cotransporter family protein: MNWSLLIQVLGGLGIFIYGMKLLSESLQRVAGDRLRSFLSSMTRNRVSAVFSGLFITSTIQSSSATTVLVVGFVNAGLISLAQAIGVIMGANIGTTITAWIVSFLGFKFNIATFALPAVAAGVILNFSRKESRSGWGSFLIGFGFLFLGLDYLKTAVPDSAKDPESFLFLQQYTNMGFNTILLFVLIGALLTIVIQSSSASTTITITLAFSGYIPIDAAYGMILGENIGTTITANLAAIPGNRNAKKAALAHTMFNVFGVLWALLFFKMFTGIVDDLIPGDPLTDKESTRFHISLFHTMFNITNTLVLIWFVNTITKVVSAIVDGLASKSGKEKDSIRLLQAGSVKTTELAMVELIEFTKKIIRDTYDFLRLTEQILLQPYDAARVLQVLKKEEELDQVRTEVLTYLNQVQETGITGNYAKDVLGIMERVKAVEEMGDNFASIARKMRKSHRQKVSLDKTFGNSVKEQMDLLKHHYDILLVNLEQSETFDILGNPQIRNQSREYRFQMIRSIKKNDSKVKKKKYQKKENLMPALLYRDISRNLDNISRLLNAAIYADV
- a CDS encoding peptidylprolyl isomerase — its product is MNMSKTISKGMVVGFSYHLKNAQGETLDQSDEPLLYLHGWQNIIPGLEKELEGLVNGDSKNVTVPPEDGYGTYNEELIFQVPKTELPPDAELEVGMEFQTDTPEGRMVLYLQEVRDAEVILNGNHPLAGETLHFAVTIKSIREATEEELQHGHVHGPGGHHHH